The genome window GCCGTTTGAACGGGAACGTACATCGACTGTAAGTGGAGTTCAGGGTACCGGACTTGGTATGGCAATTACACGGAATCTTGTGGAGATGATGGAGGGAACGATTTCGGTCACCAGCAAGAAAGGGGAAGGAACTGAGTTTATTGTGCAGCTTCCTATGAAGCCTTTTATGGGCGAGCAGCAGGAAACGGTACATGTTGAGAAAGAGAATACTCATGAAATAAGTATGACCATGAAGGGGCGAAGAGTTCTTCTGGTCGAGGATAATGATCTGAATCGGGAAATTGCAGGAGAGATTCTGAGCGAGGCAGGTCTGTTAGTTGAGGAAGCCAATGACGGAAGTATTGCGGTCGAGAAACTTCTCGAACAGGGACCGGGTTATTATAGCCTTGTATTGATGGACGTTCAGATGCCGGTCATGGATGGCTATACTGCGACACGGACGATTCGCAGCTTTGATAATAAGGAGCTGGCCAGCATTCCGATCATTGCGATGACGGCGAATGCATTTGATGAAGATAAGAAGGAGGCATTTGCAAACGGTATGAATGCACATGTTGCCAAACCGATTGATGTGAAATTACTGTTAAAAGAGATGGAGGCAGTTATGGAATGATAGTATCTGCTATAGAATGTCTTATTTCAGGGAGAGAGACAGCTGCAGAGAGATAGATGATTTTAAAAATGATATCAGCAGGGCCAATGATCTATTGCCTGGAGGAAAAAGATAATGGAGAAGGCCTTCAGAGGATTTTCCTTAATACGAATGTACATCCCCAAATAATTCAAAATAATGAATTTGATGGCGCAGTTCTGATTATGGCAGAAGGGAAACGTTTATCGGAGGAAGGCTGGGAAGATTGTCTTTATGCTTCAGAAATGGCGCAAAAGTATGAAAAACAGGAATTACAGTTCATACCATATTATCTGTGGAATAACCGTGGGGAAGGTGAAATGACAGTTTGGGTCAGAAGCGAATCTAAAGTGGTATAAAAGCAGCTGGGTCTGGTAAAAAATAAGGAAGGCAGTGAAAGATCAATTTCCCTGCCTTTTTTTAATGGCTTTTTAGGGGAAATAAGATGATTCTCAACAAAAAAACTAAAAAATAGGTTAGTTGATTAGTTAGAGAATCAGATTATTTGATTAGAGATAGAAAAGAAAGGCTTATGTATATTGGCATGTGTTTTGACAGAAGCAAATAGCCATGGGTTGGATTGGAACTTTGCTGACCTGCATTGCGTAAAAGATATTTTGATAGTTCAATTTGCCTGATTTGGAAAAAATTATTCAACATTTTACCACTTTGACAAAGGAAAAGCATGGTTATATAATGCGGACAAGTCATTTTAGAGTATGCGAGTAACGTAGGGGGAATAGAGAGTATGAGATTTTATGGAATCAGAGAGAAAATGGAAGAAAAGGGCATCACACTTGGCATGTTGGCGGAAGGAACCAGGATTCCCTTGCCGGAATTGATTAAGGTAAGGGAGGGAGAAGAAGCACAGGTGAGTGTGGAAGAGAGGGAACGCCTGGAGAATTTACTGGAGCTTGAAAGCTTTGATGTTACGCCGAATGGAACGGAAAATATCATAAGGGAGAGCCCTGTGTATTTGGCGAGAAAGTCGGATTATACACTGGAGGATTATGATGCACTTCCTGATGATGTGCGGGCTGAGCTAATCGACGGGCAGTTTTTTGTGATGGACGCTCCGTTTCTGGAACATCAGGTGGTCAGTGGTGCGCTTTATTTTGCAATGCAGCAGTATATTAGAGAGAAGAAGGGGACATGTTTTGTGCTTACGGCACCGGTGGGAGTGCAGATCGACTGCGATGAGAAAACGGTGGTTCAGCCGGATATTCTTATTATTTGTGACCGTAAAAAGATGATAAAAAGAGGGATTATAGGTGCGCCGGATCTGATTGTGGAGATTTTATCTGAGTCTACCCGGAAAAAGGATATGGGTATTAAGCTGAGAAAATATAGGGATGCCGGAGTCAGGGAATATTGGATGGTGGACATCAGGCACCGTCAGGTTATCGTCTATTACTTTGAAAAGGACGAGAACCCAATCATTTATGGATTTGAAGTGAAAGTACCGGTCGGAATCTATGACGGTGAGCTGGAGATTGATTTTGAAGAAATCAAGGAGCGGTTGGAGCTGATTAGCGATTAGTGGAAGTAAGAAAACAGATTTTTGTCTGAGAAAAATTTCGCATTTAACTTTTTACGTCGCTTTTCTTACTATTTGGCGGCACTCCGGCTTAGATCCGGGCACCCTCCAATTCTAATAATTTTTCTTTGATATCCAGTCCGCCGGCGTAACCGACCAGACTGCCGTTTTTTCCGACGACACGGTGACAGGGAATCAGGATTATGATAGGATTCCGGTTGTTTGCCATGCCGACAGCGCGACAGGCTTTCGGATTCCCGACCATTTGCGCAATTTCAGAATAGCATCTGGTCTCCCCGTAAGGGATGGTTCTGAGAGCCCTCCATACCGCTTGTTGGAATGGGGTACCTTGTGGAGCAAGCGGCAGCGTGAATTCCTGACGCTTTCCTTCCAGATACTCGGTAATCTGAGAAATGGCCCGGGTTACAAGAGGCAGGCAGCATTTGGTTGTTTGGTCTGTCAACTGTATTCCGGGAGAAGAGCATACGGCGGGAGAGAGTATCTGATTCTTGGCATTTCCATCTGGTCTGCGGGCAAGAGTGAGGTGCGTGATGGAACTCTCGGTATACCCGAGAATCATAGTTCCAATGCATGTTTCAAATGTGTGATAAGAGATATTTTGTGTTTTCATGTAGTTTATCGTTTCCCTTCGCGGTGTTATATATAAGTAATATCATGAGTAGGAGAGCACTGTCAATATTTGGCAGTGTTCCTTTTTTGTTGCTATGCATACGACAAAAACGTCCAGTGGACGTTATTTAGTTGCCAAGCATACCTGAAATAAGGTCCAGTGAACCTTATTTTAGTCCTATGATCAGGAATGTTTTGAGAAAACCCGGGGAATGATAGATAGTATTGACAACACTAAACGCATTGATAGAAAGTCCGTTCAAAAAAGGGAAGAAGTTTCTTCTTATATAAAAAATTGTATTTACAAGTAAGTTGTACTTGCTGCGCTGATTGTGAAAGAAGGTGCAAAAAACTATGCAAATTAACCAAAAAATCTACTGAAATATGTAAGAAATGACAGATTGTTTGAGAAACGTTTGAAAGCACTTTCCAAGCACGGTGAAAGTATTGAATAAAAAAAACTGCCGTGTATACTTGGGATTACCAACGAAGGAGGATAAAAAGTATGAAAAAGAGAGTCGAAGAGCTGCGGGGAAAACTGATCGTATCCTGCCAGGCTCTGCCTGACGAACCACTTCATTCTTCGTTTATTATGGGAAGAATGGCGCTGGCCGCGAAAGAGGGTGGTGCAATGGGAATCAGGGCAAACACCCGGGAGGATATTCTTGCGATCAAGAGTCTGGTCGATCTGCCTGTCATTGGAATCGTGAAGCGCGATTATAAGGACAGTGCGGTCTACATTACCCCTACCATGCGGGAAGTGGCGGAACTGGTGGAAGCAAAACCAGAGATTATTGCAATGGATGCGACTGGGGCGTTAAGGCCGGGAGGAGTAGATCTTGATACATTTTTTGCACAGGTGAAAGAGAAATATCCTGACCAGCTATTGATGGCAGATTGCTCCACGGTAGAAGAAGCGCTTCATGCAGACGAACTGGGATTTGATTTTATAGGTACTACGATGGTGGGATATACTCCGCAGAGCAAAGGTATGCGGATCGCGGAAAATGATTTCGCGATACTGCGGAAGATCGTGGAGAACGTGAAGCATGAAGTGATTGCAGAGGGCAATATTAATACGCCCGAAAAAGCGAGACGGGTGATAGAATTAGGGGTCTTCAGCGTTGTAGTAGGCTCTATTATCACGAGGCCCCAGATCATTACCCGAACTTTTGCACAGGCACTGCAATAGCAGCGCGGAACACAAATTTAATACTCTAAGAAGAATAAAACAGTAAGAGTTTACGTGAAAAGCTAAGCGTGAAATTTGGAAACAGCAACAATATCAAAATCACAGGGAAAAGGAGAAATGAGTTATGAGAAATCTGGACAAGTATAAGGGAGTCATTCCGGCATTTTACGCATGTTACAATGAAGAGGGAAAGGTGAGCCCTGCTCGTGTGCAGGAACTGACTAGATATTTTGTGGAAAAAGGAGTAAAAGGAGTTTACGTCAACGGTTCTTCCGGTGAGTGTATCTATCAGAGCGTGGAGGAGCGTAAAATCGTTCTGGAAAATGTGATGGAAGCGGCGCAGGGGAAATTGACGGTAATCGCTCATGTGGCCTGCAATAATACGGAGGACAGCCGTGTGCTTGCAGCTCATGCTGAAAGCCTGGGAGTAGATGCCATTGCGTCGATTCCGCCGATTTATTTCCGCCTGCCGGAATATGCCATTGCGGATTACTGGAATGACATCAGTGACGCCGCACCGAAGACGGATTTTGTGATCTACAATATTCCTCAGCTGGCAGGGGTGGCGCTGACCATGAGCCTGTTTGAAGTGATGCGGAAGAACCCGAGGGTGATCGGCGTAAAGAACTCTTCCATGCCGGTTCAGGATATTCAGATGTTCAAGCAGGCAGCCGGAGAAGATTATATCATCTTTAACGGACCGGACGAACAGTTCATCAGCGGCCGTGTGATCGGTGCAGAGGGCGGAATCGGAGGAACTTATGGAGTCATGCCGGAACTGTTCCTTAAGATGGACGAATATGTAAAAGCAGGAAAGCTTGATCAGGCGAGAGAAATACAGTATGCGGTCGATGCGATCATTTACAAGATGTGCTCTGCTCATGGAAATATGTACGCGGTGGTCAAGGAAATTCTTAGAATCAATGAGAAACTGGATATCGGAAGCGTGAGACTTCCACTGGCTCCGCTTACCGCATCAGACAGGGAAATCGCGGCAGAGGCAGCACAGATGATCGTGGAGGCAAAGGAACAGTATCTGTAAAGAGGGAGAAAGAATATGCAGGGTTTTACGGTAATAGATTTAATTATTTTGATCGTATATCTGGCGGCAGTGTTGTTTGCGGGACTACATTTTGCCAAGAAGGATATGCAGGGTAAAGAGTATTTTAAGAGTGATGGGACTGTGCCGTGGTGGGTGACTTCCGTGTCGATTTTCGCTACATTGCTAAGTCCGATATCCTTCCTGTCACTGGCGGGAAATTCCTACGCGGGGACATGGATCATGTGGTTCGCTCAGCTTGGCATGCTGCTTGCGATTCCGCTTACGATCAAGTTTTTCCTGCCAATATACAGTGCACTTGATATTGATACGGCCTACCATTATCTGGAGCTTCGGTTCGGCAGCAAAGGGCTTCGGGTACTCGGGGCAGTCATGTTTATCATTTATCAGGTAGGGCGAATGTCGATCATCATGTATCTTCCATGTATGGTGCTCTCCAGCCTGACAGGACTTAATGTGAATCTGCTGATTGTCATTATGGGCGTGATCGCGATCATTTATTCATATACGGGCGGCCTTAAATCCGTACTTTGGACGGACTTTATTCAAGGCTCCGTACTCCTTATAGGAGTTACATTTGCACTGATTTATCTGCTGGCGAATATTAATGGAGGCGCGGGCGCAGTCTATGATGCGCTGACGGCAGGACACAAATTCCTGGCTGAGGATCAGCCCGTTTTCAATATTAATATTCTGAAGGACAGTGTATTTCTTCTGATCGTAGGCGCCGGATTCAATACTATGGGGTCCTACGTATCCAGCCAGGATATTGTACAGCGTTTTACCACGACGACAGATACGAAGAAGTTAAATAAAATGATGCTGACGAACGGAGCGCTTTCCATTTTCATTGCTACCGTATTTTACCTGATCGGGACAGGGCTTTCTGTATTCTATCAGCAGAATGCACTGCCGCCGGCAGCAGCGCAGGATCAGATTTTCGCGTCCTACATTGCATTTGAGCTTCCAGTCGGAATTACAGGTATTTTGTTGGCGGCAATCTACGCGGCGTCCCAGTCCACACTTTCGACAGGGTTGAATTCCGTGGCGGCAAGCTGGACGCTGGATATCCAGTCAAGGCTGACGAAAAAAGAACTGAGCTTTGAAAAGCAGACGAAGATTGGACAGTATGTGTCACTTATCGTGGGTGTTTTCGCAATTGTGGTATCCATGGTTCTGGCAAATGGAGGCGTAAAATCAGCTTACGAGTGGTTCAACGGATTTATGGGTCTGGTTCTCGGTATTTTGATCGGAACCTTCATTCTGGGAGCATTTACCAAAGTGGCAAATACTTTCGGAGCGACTCTTGCCTTCATCGCGGCATCAGTTGTGATGGTCAGCATCAAATATTTCATTCCGGCGGAAAGCGTGTCGATCTGGTCTTATTCCATCATCTCAATCACGGTATCGCTGGTAGTGGGTATTCCGGCGAGCCTGATCTGGCGGACGGTAAAAGGAGACAGGTCAGAACCGGCGCCGAATACGACAATTTATAAAAAGTAGCATTTTGACCATTGCTTTGGGGCGCAATGCATAGAGGCGGGCAGGATATGCCCGCTGCGTGCATATAGGCTGAAAGAGAAGCAATGTAAAAAGAAATTCAATGCAAAAAGAAAAACAATGCAAAAGGAGAAGCGTATGATTTATGGCAATATTTATAACTTAGAAGGGTATGCATTTCCCAATGAACAGCTTGGAGAATGTGTGGAATATGTGAAAACGCATGATATGCTCAGTCTGCCTACGGGGCGTTTGGAGATAGATGGAGAGCGTCTGTATGCCAATATCGCCGAGTATACGACGGTGTACGCAGATGAGAGATTCTGGGAAGCACACAAAGCCTATCTGGATGTGCATGTCATGCTTCATGGAAGTGAGAGGATCGACCTGGCTTTCCTTCAGGACATGGAGACAGGAGATTATGTGGAAAAAGAAGATTTTCTTCCGATGGAGGGAGAGATGAACGCGTCGGTCACGCTTCGGGAGGGAGATTTTCTGGTGTGTTTTCCGGAGGACGCACATAGGACCGGAGTAATGAGTGAGGCGTCTGAAAAGATTAAGAAAGCGATTTTCAAGGTTCGTATCTGATAATTAGCTGAAAAGTAAGAGGAAAAATGAAATATGCAGCATTATGTATGTATTGATATTGGCGGAACTGCTATCAAGTGTGGTATAATAAATGAAAATGGAGAATTCCTGGCAAAAGGACAGCGTGAAACAGAAGCGATGAAAGGAGGGACATCTATTCTGGCCAAGGCAGTCCAAATCGTGGAAGACTACAGGGAACAATATAAACTGAGTGGTATATGTATTTCAACAGCCGGAATGGTGGATGTAGAGACGGGGGAGATTTTCTATTCTGCGCCTCTGATCCCCGGCTATAAAGGAATTAATTTTAAGACCAGCCTGGAAGAAAGGTTTGGCATTCCCTGTGAAGTGGAAAATGATGTAAACTGTGCAGGTCTTGCAGAATATATCTCAGGAGCGGCCCGGGGAAGCCGGATTGTGCTTTGCCTGACTGTGGGAACCGGAATCGGAGGCTGTATTTTGATCGACGGCAAGGTATTTCGCGGCTCTTCAGGCAGTGCCAGCGAGGTGGGATATATGCAAATGGAAGACAGTGATTTCCAGACGCTTGGTGCAGCGAGCATTCTCTGCCGGAAGGTAGCAGAGTGCAAGAAAGAACAGTTGCAGGACTGGACTGGATATCGGGTCTTTGAGGCGGCACATAAAGGGGATGCTGTATGCATACAGGCAATTAACGAAATGACGGATATCCTTGGAAAAGGAATCGCGAATATCTGTTATGTGCTGAATCCTGGAACCGTCGTGATCGGCGGAGGGATTATGGCACAGGAAAAAGTGCTGATGCCGAAGATTCAGGCAGCGCTTGAAAAATATCTGATTCCTGAGATTTGTGCGAAGACTAGACTGAAAACGGCCGAATATGGAAATGATGCTGGAATGCTGGGGGCATTTTACCATTTTAAAACGATCCGTAATCAAAATGCGGAGCAATAATCGGGAATCCGGATGCTTTATAACTGAGTGACACGAAAGAATGCTGGATCAGGGGGGCATGCAGCAGGTAAAGGAAGAGGCCAGATGGAATATTATATTAAATCAGTAGTACCGATTATTGAATCAAATTATGAGAATTTTACAGCAGTGGAAAAAAGCATTGCAGATTTCTTTATCCACAATCAGGAAAAGGTAGATTTTTCTGCGAGATCCATAGGAGAGAGACTATTCGTATCGGAAGCCTCTCTTTCCCGATTTGCCAAGAAATGCGGCTATCGCGGCTATCGGGAATTTATCTATCAGTATGAGGAAATTTTTGTAGAAAAGAGAGATTCTGTTGCAGAGCATACCAGAATGGTGCTCAATGCGTACCAGGAGCTTTTGAATAAGACTTACAGTCTGATGAATGAGAACCAGATTATGCGGGTCTGCCGCTATCTGAGCAAGGCGTCGCGTGTATTCGTCTGCGGACGGGGCAGTTCCGGTCTTGCGGCAAGAGAGATGGAACTGCGTTTTATGCGGATCGGGCTGGACATCGATTCGATTCAGGACAGTGATCTTATGAAAATGCAGGCGGTATTTCAGAAGGAGACCTGTGTGGTGATAGGGCTTAGCATCAGCGGGGAGAAGGAAGAGGTCCTCTATATGCTCCGCGAGGCGCATCGCCAGAAGGCGAAGACCGTGCTGGTCACATCAAGGAACCGGGAAGAGTATGATGAGTATTGCGATGAGGTGATGCTGGTACCTTCTCTGGAATATTTGAATCACGGCAGTGTGATCTCTCCGCAGTTTCCGATCCTGTTAATGGTAGATTTAATCTATTCTTATTATGTGGAAAAAGATAAATATTTAAAAGAAACAATGCATGGGGATACCCTGAAGGCATTGAAAGGAGAGCGCTAAATGAGAATTTATAAGACGAAAGATTATAGTGAGATGAGTAGAAAAGCTGCGGGAATCCTTGCTTCGCAGATCATTATGAAACCAGATAGTACACTGGGCCTTGCAACGGGCTCCACCCCAATCGGTTTATATGATTGTCTGGTAGAGGGGTATGAAAAGGGAGATTTGGATTTCTCTCAGGTTACAACTGTGAACTTGGATGAGTACAAAGGACTTCCCAGAGAAAATGATCAGAGCTATTACTATTTCATGCATAAGCATCTTTTTGACCGTGTGAATGTAAAGCCGGAGAATGTTCATCTTCCGGATGGAACGAAAGAGGACAGTGAGGCAGAGTGTGCCGGCTATGAAGCGCTGATCCGCTCTACGGACGGTGTAGATATCCAGCTCTTAGGTCTGGGACATAACGGACATATCGGCTTCAACGAGCCGGCAGATGAGTTCAAAAAAGAGACACACTGCGTGACCCTTACAGAGCGCACGATCGAGGCGAATAAACGGTTCTTTGCATCAGCAGACGAAGTGCCGAAGCAGGCTTATACGATGGGAATCGGTACGATCATGCGTGCTAAGAAGATTCTGATCGTGGTAAGCGGAGAAGACAAGGCAGAGATCGTAAAGCAGGCATTCTTCGGACCTGTGACACCGAAGGTTCCGGCGTCTATTTTGCAGATGCACCCGGACGTAACACTGGTTGCAGATGAGGCGGCACTTTCCAAGATTCCGGAATAACAGAGGAATCCAAGTTTGAAGAACTAAGCAGCAGCCGGGATATCGGCGGCAGAATGGAGTTGTAGTATGATTGTAAAAAATGTCATGGTATTTACGGAAGAAAAAGAATTTGTTCCGGGATTTCTGGAGATCGCAGATGGCGTATTCCGGCAGGTCTGCCTGGGAAAAGAAACGGAGAACGCCGCATTTTCCCAGAAGGAACAGATTGTCGACGGACAGGGAGCTTATGCACTGCCAGGTATGATCGATCTGCATTTTCATGGCTGTATGGGGTATGATTTCTGTGATGGAACAAAAGAAGCGGTAGAAGCAATCGCTGCATATGAAGCGTCTATCGGTGTGACTGCAATCTCTCCGGCTACTATGACACTTCCCGTGGAGGTCCTTGAAGAGATTCTCGGCACAGCGGCTTCCTATCGCGAGGAGCAGAAAGCGGACAAGGAAACGAAGGTGGCGGATCTTGTGGGCGTTAACATGGAAGGCCCGTTTATCAGCACCAAGAAAAAGGGAGCCCAGGACGCGAGAAATATTATTCCCTGCGACGTAGGGGTCTACCGCAGATTCCAGAAGGCGGCAAAAGGTCTTGTGAAATTTATCGGTATCGCTCCGGAGGCATCAGATGCCGGGGAGTTTATCCGGGAAGTAAAAGAGGAAGTACAGGTTTCGCTGGCACACACCAACGCGGATTATAATACGGCGAAGGCGGCATTTGACGCGGGTGCTTCTCATGCGGTACATCTGTATAATGCGATGCCGGCTTTTACGCACCGGGAACCCGGCGTGGTGGGAGCTGTATCGGACAGTGACCATGTCATGGCGGAGATGATCTGTGACGGAGTGCATTTGCACCCGGCAGTGGTCAGGGCGACATTTAAGATGCTGGGAGAGGATAGGATCATTCTCATCAGTGACAGTATGCGTGCGGCAGGAATGCCAGATGGCAGATATACGCTGGGAGGACTTGATGTGGAGGTTACCGGAAACCGTGCGGTTCTGGTATCCGACGGTGCACTGGCAGGCTCTGTCACGACGCTTCCGGATTGTGTGCGGACAGTGGTCAAAAAAATGGGAATCCCGCTTGGCACGGCGGTGGCATGTGCCAGCATGAATCCTGCGAAAAGTCTCGGAATTTTCGATCAGTACGGTTCAATCAGAACAGGGAAAAAGGCAGATCTTGTACTCTGGGACAAGGAGCTGAATCTACAGATGGTCATCAAAGATGGTCAGATTATAACCTAAGTATACCTTGTGAAACGGCCGAATGGCCATACGGGATGCCCTTGGGTATAGAATAGGAAAAACGGTTTCCGATAGCAGCGGACTTTGCGAAAAGTGTTGCGAATGGAAATCGTTTTTTTCAATTGGTGCGCCCGGCGGCACACGTTTCTATTTTCGCATTTCCTGGATTTGGCGATACATCTCTACATCTTCTTTTGTGATTTTCAGGTTGGAAGCGAGAGTTTTTCCGTCCGGCAATGTCACCTGTAATTCCAGAATGGTCCCTTCCTGCAATCCGTTCTGGGAAACGGCTTTTAAAAAGGAGGGGAATTTTGGGTGACGGGTGGAAAATTCGCTCCACAAATTCTTAAGCTGTAATAACATCATTGGATTCATATGTCTTCACCTGCTTTCTGTATTTTGTAGTGCCTGCGCGTACAGTATAGCAGAATATGAAGCAAAAGGAAATAAAAAGTGGGAACACTCTCGCCTGTTGTATTTTGGGTAGAAATCGATTATACTAAAAGGGCAAAAATTGCCAGGAGATGAAAGAGAATGAGAGAAACATGTGAAAATATGCTCAGGACTTGGAAAAGTCTGTTTGGAGCGCTAATCAAGTGGATCATTTTATCCGTTGTGGTCGGCGGAATTATCGGCGTCATTGCCAGTGCATTTTCCTATGCGGTCGCCTATGCGACGCAGTTCAGAGAAGCGTATGCATGGGTATTGTTTGGAATGCCGCTTGGAGGTCTTTTGATCGTATTTTTGTATAAGATCACAGGACAGGAGAAGAATTCGGGTACGAATCTGGTACTTACGGTGGTGCGTTCCAGCCATGAAGATGTGCCGGGAAGGGTGGCTCCGCTGATTTTGATTGCCACGGTCATCACACATTTGTTCGGCGGTTCCTCAGGACGTGAGGGGCAGCTTTGCAGTTCGGCGCCAGCGTGGGAGACTGGTTCGGACAGAAGCTCCACCTGAATGAAAGCGATAAAAAGATTCTGATGCTTGCAAGTATGAGTGCCGCATTTTCCGCACTGTTCGGGACCCCTATGGCAGCGGCAATTTTCCCGATGGAGGTCATCAGTGTGGGAATCATGTATTACGCGGCTCTGGTGCCGTGTATGTTTTCGGCGTTTGTGGCACAATTTGTGGCGGTATTTTTCAAGGTACGGGTATTGGAGAACCCGTATCCGGTGGAGGAGGTGCCTGTCTTTTACAGTGTGGACGGGCTGAAATTTATTTTGCTGGCCGTATGCTTTGCGCTGGCCGGGACAGTGTTCTGCATTCTTTTACATAACAGCGAGCATTGGTTTAAGAAATGGATCGCAAATCCCTATCTGCGAATCGCAGCGGGGGCTGCTGCGGTGATTGCGCTTCGCTATCTTGTGGGAACAGACGCCTATCTGGGACTTGGCGACGGCGTTATTCACGGCAGCTTTGCGGAGGCGGCGGGGATTGAGATGTTCCTGCTTAAGATGATATTTACCTGTCTGACCCTTGGCTCAGGCTTTAAGGGCGGAGAGATTGTCCCCTCTTTGTTCATCGGGGCGACGCTTGGCTCTGCGCTTTCGGCAATATTTCACCTGCCGCCGGACATCTGTGCGGCCTGTGGTATGGTGGGGGTATTCTGTGCTGTGACCAACAGCCCGATCAGCTCGATGCTCATCGCATTTGAACTGTTTGGCTTTGCGGGAATGCCGTTTTTCTGTATTGTGATCGCCGTAAGCTATCTGCTATCGGGATATCAAAGCCTTTATAAGGAGCAGAAAATCGTATATTCCAAGACGGAGAACCGCTATATTAATAAGCAGACGGAATAGAAAAGGAGTAAACGGGGAAGATTAACAGCATCACAGGGAAAAAGTTATTTCTAAAAATACCCTTGAAAAATGCTTTTGACTATGATATTATTGGAAAATAATTTATTTATGTAAAGCGTTGAAAGAGACTCTTGCCTTTGGAACTTGACAGGAATATGGCGTCACCGACTGAGAGCGCCGTTTGAGGAATAAGGCGAAGGGAACACTCCGGAGCAGATTGGCTGAATGGGAGACAGGGTCTTTGAAGGCGACGCCTTAGAGGCGCAGTTTTTGGGATACCGGATACACGGCATCAGAGTAGACAGTTTCAGTAGGTCAATACGTCTTATGCACGTTACGCATATCAGAGAGGAACCCAAGTGCATAGTACACCGAAAGAAACCTTCGCTTAAGC of Roseburia hominis contains these proteins:
- a CDS encoding Uma2 family endonuclease translates to MRFYGIREKMEEKGITLGMLAEGTRIPLPELIKVREGEEAQVSVEERERLENLLELESFDVTPNGTENIIRESPVYLARKSDYTLEDYDALPDDVRAELIDGQFFVMDAPFLEHQVVSGALYFAMQQYIREKKGTCFVLTAPVGVQIDCDEKTVVQPDILIICDRKKMIKRGIIGAPDLIVEILSESTRKKDMGIKLRKYRDAGVREYWMVDIRHRQVIVYYFEKDENPIIYGFEVKVPVGIYDGELEIDFEEIKERLELISD
- a CDS encoding methylated-DNA--[protein]-cysteine S-methyltransferase; this encodes MKTQNISYHTFETCIGTMILGYTESSITHLTLARRPDGNAKNQILSPAVCSSPGIQLTDQTTKCCLPLVTRAISQITEYLEGKRQEFTLPLAPQGTPFQQAVWRALRTIPYGETRCYSEIAQMVGNPKACRAVGMANNRNPIIILIPCHRVVGKNGSLVGYAGGLDIKEKLLELEGARI
- a CDS encoding N-acetylmannosamine-6-phosphate 2-epimerase, with translation MKKRVEELRGKLIVSCQALPDEPLHSSFIMGRMALAAKEGGAMGIRANTREDILAIKSLVDLPVIGIVKRDYKDSAVYITPTMREVAELVEAKPEIIAMDATGALRPGGVDLDTFFAQVKEKYPDQLLMADCSTVEEALHADELGFDFIGTTMVGYTPQSKGMRIAENDFAILRKIVENVKHEVIAEGNINTPEKARRVIELGVFSVVVGSIITRPQIITRTFAQALQ
- a CDS encoding dihydrodipicolinate synthase family protein; this translates as MRNLDKYKGVIPAFYACYNEEGKVSPARVQELTRYFVEKGVKGVYVNGSSGECIYQSVEERKIVLENVMEAAQGKLTVIAHVACNNTEDSRVLAAHAESLGVDAIASIPPIYFRLPEYAIADYWNDISDAAPKTDFVIYNIPQLAGVALTMSLFEVMRKNPRVIGVKNSSMPVQDIQMFKQAAGEDYIIFNGPDEQFISGRVIGAEGGIGGTYGVMPELFLKMDEYVKAGKLDQAREIQYAVDAIIYKMCSAHGNMYAVVKEILRINEKLDIGSVRLPLAPLTASDREIAAEAAQMIVEAKEQYL
- a CDS encoding sodium:solute symporter, whose amino-acid sequence is MQGFTVIDLIILIVYLAAVLFAGLHFAKKDMQGKEYFKSDGTVPWWVTSVSIFATLLSPISFLSLAGNSYAGTWIMWFAQLGMLLAIPLTIKFFLPIYSALDIDTAYHYLELRFGSKGLRVLGAVMFIIYQVGRMSIIMYLPCMVLSSLTGLNVNLLIVIMGVIAIIYSYTGGLKSVLWTDFIQGSVLLIGVTFALIYLLANINGGAGAVYDALTAGHKFLAEDQPVFNINILKDSVFLLIVGAGFNTMGSYVSSQDIVQRFTTTTDTKKLNKMMLTNGALSIFIATVFYLIGTGLSVFYQQNALPPAAAQDQIFASYIAFELPVGITGILLAAIYAASQSTLSTGLNSVAASWTLDIQSRLTKKELSFEKQTKIGQYVSLIVGVFAIVVSMVLANGGVKSAYEWFNGFMGLVLGILIGTFILGAFTKVANTFGATLAFIAASVVMVSIKYFIPAESVSIWSYSIISITVSLVVGIPASLIWRTVKGDRSEPAPNTTIYKK
- a CDS encoding YhcH/YjgK/YiaL family protein, whose amino-acid sequence is MIYGNIYNLEGYAFPNEQLGECVEYVKTHDMLSLPTGRLEIDGERLYANIAEYTTVYADERFWEAHKAYLDVHVMLHGSERIDLAFLQDMETGDYVEKEDFLPMEGEMNASVTLREGDFLVCFPEDAHRTGVMSEASEKIKKAIFKVRI
- a CDS encoding ROK family protein, whose protein sequence is MQHYVCIDIGGTAIKCGIINENGEFLAKGQRETEAMKGGTSILAKAVQIVEDYREQYKLSGICISTAGMVDVETGEIFYSAPLIPGYKGINFKTSLEERFGIPCEVENDVNCAGLAEYISGAARGSRIVLCLTVGTGIGGCILIDGKVFRGSSGSASEVGYMQMEDSDFQTLGAASILCRKVAECKKEQLQDWTGYRVFEAAHKGDAVCIQAINEMTDILGKGIANICYVLNPGTVVIGGGIMAQEKVLMPKIQAALEKYLIPEICAKTRLKTAEYGNDAGMLGAFYHFKTIRNQNAEQ
- a CDS encoding MurR/RpiR family transcriptional regulator, with protein sequence MEYYIKSVVPIIESNYENFTAVEKSIADFFIHNQEKVDFSARSIGERLFVSEASLSRFAKKCGYRGYREFIYQYEEIFVEKRDSVAEHTRMVLNAYQELLNKTYSLMNENQIMRVCRYLSKASRVFVCGRGSSGLAAREMELRFMRIGLDIDSIQDSDLMKMQAVFQKETCVVIGLSISGEKEEVLYMLREAHRQKAKTVLVTSRNREEYDEYCDEVMLVPSLEYLNHGSVISPQFPILLMVDLIYSYYVEKDKYLKETMHGDTLKALKGER